From one Sulfurirhabdus autotrophica genomic stretch:
- a CDS encoding ABC transporter ATP-binding protein, translating to MEKYVQLDNVNMVFETKKGPFVALNDVNLSITQGEFISIIGHSGCGKSTVLNLVAGLLTQSSGMMLCAGREIAGPGPERGVVFQNHSLLPWLTCFENVYLAVERVFGQKESKTSLKQRTHDALKLVGLTHAEQKLPQEISGGMKQRVGIARALSMQPKVLLMDEPFGALDALTRAHLQDELMKITAETNSTVIMVTHDVDEAVLLSDRIVMMTNGPAATVGEILEVALPRPRERLALANDSAYHGYRSAVLEFLYHRQMRPAA from the coding sequence ATGGAAAAATATGTCCAGTTAGATAACGTCAACATGGTATTTGAAACGAAAAAAGGACCGTTTGTGGCGCTTAATGATGTCAACCTCAGCATCACTCAAGGAGAGTTTATTTCCATTATTGGCCATTCAGGTTGCGGCAAGTCCACTGTCTTGAATTTAGTAGCGGGCCTGCTCACCCAAAGTAGCGGCATGATGCTCTGTGCAGGTAGAGAAATAGCCGGCCCCGGCCCTGAGCGTGGCGTTGTATTTCAAAACCATTCTTTGCTGCCGTGGCTGACCTGCTTTGAAAACGTTTATCTTGCTGTAGAGCGCGTATTCGGACAGAAAGAAAGCAAAACCAGCTTGAAGCAACGCACTCATGATGCACTTAAACTGGTTGGCCTCACCCATGCCGAACAGAAACTCCCCCAAGAGATTTCCGGCGGAATGAAACAACGTGTTGGTATTGCCCGCGCACTTTCCATGCAGCCCAAGGTATTGCTGATGGATGAGCCATTTGGTGCTTTAGATGCCCTTACTCGGGCACATTTGCAGGATGAGTTAATGAAAATAACTGCTGAAACCAACAGTACAGTTATTATGGTGACCCATGATGTTGACGAAGCGGTATTATTATCAGACCGCATTGTCATGATGACCAATGGTCCCGCAGCAACGGTCGGGGAAATTCTCGAGGTAGCGCTTCCACGCCCACGCGAACGTCTGGCCTTGGCAAATGATTCTGCTTATCATGGCTACCGGTCCGCAGTGCTTGAGTTTCTTTACCACCGCCAAATGCGGCCCGCTGCATAA
- the ntrB gene encoding nitrate ABC transporter permease, with amino-acid sequence MSAISITKESLRMIKSSKDTIAIKDATPEIKATQPSSIKIVEPLTTFLKWIVPPIIGIALLIGIWSLTAMTSPDLPGPMKTWTSAVSLFSDPFYDKGPNDQGIGWNILHSLQRVGIGFGMAAIIGIPLGFMIGRFKFLNDMLAPVISLLRPVSPLAWLPIGLLVFKAANPAAIWVIFISSIWPMIINTSAGVSRIPQDYMNVAKVLNLSEWKIFTKILFPATLPYMMTGVRLSMGVAWLVIVAAEMLTGGIGLGFWVWDEWNNLNVEHIIIAIFVVGIIGLLLEQFLVLLAKRFNYE; translated from the coding sequence ATGAGTGCAATCAGCATCACGAAAGAGAGTCTACGCATGATTAAATCTTCTAAAGATACGATCGCTATCAAGGATGCTACGCCTGAAATAAAGGCCACCCAGCCCAGCAGCATCAAGATTGTTGAACCATTGACCACATTCCTTAAATGGATCGTGCCGCCTATTATTGGCATTGCCTTATTAATTGGCATCTGGTCACTAACTGCCATGACCAGCCCTGACCTTCCGGGCCCAATGAAAACATGGACTTCTGCAGTATCGCTTTTCAGCGATCCTTTCTACGATAAGGGTCCAAATGACCAGGGTATCGGCTGGAATATTTTGCATTCACTTCAGCGCGTAGGGATTGGATTTGGCATGGCTGCAATTATTGGCATTCCTCTCGGATTCATGATTGGCAGATTCAAATTTTTAAATGACATGCTAGCTCCCGTCATCAGCCTGTTAAGACCTGTCAGTCCACTTGCCTGGTTACCTATCGGATTGCTGGTATTCAAAGCAGCTAACCCTGCGGCGATCTGGGTAATTTTCATTTCCAGTATCTGGCCTATGATTATCAACACTTCAGCTGGCGTATCACGTATCCCCCAGGACTACATGAACGTAGCCAAGGTACTGAATCTGTCTGAATGGAAGATTTTCACCAAAATTCTGTTCCCTGCCACCCTGCCGTATATGATGACCGGCGTTCGCCTGTCCATGGGCGTTGCCTGGCTGGTAATCGTAGCTGCTGAAATGCTTACTGGCGGCATTGGCCTGGGATTCTGGGTTTGGGACGAATGGAACAATCTGAATGTAGAACACATCATTATTGCCATTTTCGTAGTCGGCATTATTGGTTTACTGCTCGAACAGTTCCTGGTACTTCTGGCAAAACGTTTTAATTACGAGTGA
- a CDS encoding ABC transporter substrate-binding protein, with amino-acid sequence MSEDKKCNNKQDSIILNDSRRDFMKKSAVFTGAAALMGLVPGGVRSAAWAAGSDAPEKTEVKIGFIPLTDCASVVIASVMGFDKKYGIKIVPSKEASWAGVRDKLVNGELDASHVLYGLIYGVQLGIGGPKKDMSVLMSINNNGQAISLSNQLYEKGVKDGASLAAQIKKEPREYTFAQTFPTGTHAMWLYYWLAANGINPFTEVKNITVPPPQMIANMRVGNMDGFCVGEPWNARAIRDKVGFTAVTSQEIWTDHPEKVLGTTAEFVQKYPNTARAMVAALLEASRYIDTMSNRSKVADIIKDKSYVNTDFDSIEDRMLGQYDNGIGKKWKDPNYMKFYGDGAVNFPYLSDGMWFLTQHKRWGLLKEDPDYLAVAKKINQIDLYKQAATMAKVPVPKDAMRTSKLMDGSVWDGKNPKAYANSFKIKA; translated from the coding sequence ATGAGCGAAGATAAGAAATGCAATAACAAGCAGGATTCAATAATTCTAAATGACAGTCGTAGAGACTTTATGAAGAAGAGTGCGGTTTTTACTGGCGCTGCTGCTTTGATGGGTCTGGTTCCTGGTGGTGTACGTAGTGCAGCCTGGGCAGCCGGATCGGATGCGCCTGAAAAAACCGAAGTGAAAATCGGATTTATTCCTCTGACTGACTGTGCTTCTGTGGTAATTGCATCAGTCATGGGTTTCGACAAGAAATACGGTATCAAAATCGTCCCCAGTAAAGAAGCATCCTGGGCAGGCGTTCGCGACAAACTGGTTAACGGCGAGTTGGATGCGTCTCACGTACTTTACGGCCTGATTTACGGGGTACAACTCGGAATAGGCGGACCTAAAAAAGATATGTCTGTGCTCATGAGCATTAATAATAATGGTCAGGCCATCAGCCTATCTAACCAGCTGTATGAAAAAGGGGTAAAAGATGGTGCCAGCCTTGCTGCTCAAATCAAGAAAGAGCCGCGTGAATACACCTTCGCTCAGACTTTCCCGACAGGCACCCATGCAATGTGGCTATATTATTGGCTCGCAGCAAACGGCATTAATCCATTTACCGAAGTAAAAAACATCACCGTACCACCACCACAAATGATTGCCAACATGCGCGTCGGCAATATGGACGGTTTCTGCGTAGGTGAACCATGGAATGCCCGTGCTATTCGCGATAAAGTGGGTTTCACCGCTGTTACAAGTCAGGAAATCTGGACGGATCATCCGGAAAAAGTACTGGGCACCACCGCAGAGTTCGTTCAGAAATATCCAAATACTGCTCGCGCCATGGTTGCTGCGCTTCTGGAGGCATCACGCTACATTGATACCATGAGTAATCGCTCAAAAGTGGCCGACATTATCAAAGATAAATCTTACGTCAACACCGATTTTGACTCGATCGAAGACCGCATGTTGGGCCAGTACGACAATGGAATCGGTAAAAAATGGAAAGACCCTAACTACATGAAGTTTTATGGTGATGGTGCAGTGAACTTCCCTTACCTTTCTGATGGCATGTGGTTCCTCACACAGCACAAGCGCTGGGGCTTATTGAAGGAAGATCCGGATTATCTGGCTGTAGCCAAAAAGATCAACCAGATCGACCTCTACAAGCAGGCCGCGACTATGGCAAAAGTACCTGTACCAAAAGATGCCATGCGCACCAGTAAATTAATGGATGGCTCAGTATGGGACGGTAAAAATCCGAAAGCCTACGCAAATAGTTTCAAGATAAAAGCATAA
- a CDS encoding ANTAR domain-containing response regulator, whose amino-acid sequence MRIMLIDENMERALTLKQALCEAGNEVVFESSSALDMIKRVAETQPDMIIIDTESPSRDTLEHLAAVHRDQPRPIVMFTHDGESDKIKAALHAGVSSYIVNGLDPSRIKPILDVAISRFEAYQAMRLQLDKANTTLAERKIIERAKGILMKQRNFNEEDAFQAMRKTSMERSLKMSELAQQIIAISELLT is encoded by the coding sequence ATGCGCATAATGCTGATTGATGAAAACATGGAGCGTGCATTAACGCTGAAACAGGCGCTATGTGAAGCAGGCAATGAAGTGGTTTTTGAATCTTCGTCAGCCCTTGACATGATTAAACGCGTCGCAGAAACACAACCTGACATGATTATCATTGATACAGAATCCCCCAGCCGTGACACACTGGAGCATCTGGCCGCTGTACATAGAGATCAGCCCAGACCCATTGTCATGTTTACCCACGACGGGGAAAGTGACAAAATCAAGGCCGCGCTGCATGCAGGCGTTAGTTCCTACATTGTTAATGGCCTTGACCCCAGCCGCATCAAACCAATTCTGGATGTTGCCATCTCTCGTTTTGAAGCCTATCAGGCAATGCGACTTCAGTTAGATAAAGCGAATACCACATTGGCTGAACGCAAAATCATAGAGCGCGCCAAGGGGATATTGATGAAACAGCGCAATTTTAATGAAGAGGATGCCTTTCAAGCTATGCGTAAAACGTCCATGGAACGCAGCCTGAAGATGTCAGAGTTAGCGCAACAAATTATAGCCATATCTGAATTACTGACTTAG
- a CDS encoding DMT family transporter produces MNKNHSSLKLAVLALSVLTMIWGYNWVVMKEALRYSSPFDFAALRTLLGAVSLFLVLLWQGKSLRPQGFWWMLLLGLLQTTGFIGMTIWALENGGAGKSAVLAYIMPFWVLILAWPILGERIRGAQWAAVIMAFSGLVLVLEPWALGGSFFSKVLAVLAGVCWGVSAIVVKIMRERAEYDLILLTAWQMLLGAIPLVMIALTFPAQPVQWSSYFIGALLYNALFGTAIGWLLWLYSLHKLPAGTASLGTLATPVVGVMAAWVQLGEKPGVSEGWGMILIGAGLFLLVMLGIHQHKRVNPEMAQE; encoded by the coding sequence GTGAACAAAAATCATTCCTCACTAAAGCTGGCTGTGCTGGCACTTTCAGTTTTAACAATGATTTGGGGGTATAACTGGGTCGTGATGAAAGAAGCACTGCGTTACTCCAGTCCGTTTGATTTTGCCGCATTGCGTACACTGCTGGGCGCCGTCAGTTTATTTCTGGTTTTGCTTTGGCAAGGAAAATCGCTGCGTCCTCAAGGATTCTGGTGGATGTTGTTGCTCGGGTTGCTGCAAACGACTGGTTTCATTGGCATGACAATTTGGGCGCTTGAAAATGGTGGCGCGGGGAAGTCGGCGGTGCTTGCTTATATTATGCCTTTTTGGGTACTGATACTGGCTTGGCCAATATTGGGAGAGCGCATCCGGGGGGCGCAATGGGCAGCAGTTATCATGGCATTTTCAGGTCTGGTTCTGGTGCTGGAACCATGGGCATTGGGCGGTAGTTTTTTTAGCAAAGTACTGGCCGTATTGGCAGGGGTTTGTTGGGGTGTCAGTGCAATTGTGGTCAAAATTATGCGTGAGCGGGCCGAGTATGACCTGATTCTGCTGACAGCATGGCAGATGTTGCTTGGCGCCATACCATTGGTGATGATAGCTTTGACGTTTCCTGCCCAACCGGTGCAGTGGTCATCTTATTTTATCGGTGCCTTGTTATATAACGCCCTGTTTGGCACAGCGATTGGCTGGTTGCTCTGGCTATACAGCTTGCATAAATTGCCGGCAGGAACCGCAAGTCTTGGTACACTGGCAACGCCAGTGGTCGGGGTGATGGCAGCGTGGGTGCAACTGGGGGAAAAGCCAGGGGTGTCGGAAGGATGGGGAATGATACTGATAGGTGCAGGATTATTCTTGCTGGTAATGTTAGGTATTCATCAGCATAAACGTGTTAATCCTGAAATGGCTCAGGAGTGA
- a CDS encoding GGDEF domain-containing protein: MNLSLARLCLFALLILEIISGAAIYSLYKISSNEETDSKADLINASRSISVPITSLANTLRETATRIAQHPQTIRALKSGSESERIAQLENIRTFYPDANIQWALPNDTTTSIPLTPPLSVVYSRTMQDGRDELINNAAPALLTLTLAQPVMDPVNKAILGFVVINNRGVELQSIFKSLQMQNTFVELQQSNNNAPYSTLMRAGNSHLKTDNFQELKDLPGTAWRLAVWHPPMSTAKHVVSTFQEYLIVWLALSAFLCATIGGLYFFSKKYLAHDINTILTFFSDIRHARLRKTYTIKLTDIHPNFEIMYRLGKLMLGKHKQVSDFASIDFLSQTNNRRSFETKQSEVFKTLAEGWAHSLLILDIDNFKYVNDTHGHDAGDALIIQFGKALKEHLRGSDFIARLGGDEFCVIFPNTPLKRATELAERLREKMPSELQLKEGVMHKLHWSGGLSEYRKSDTSENMALARADSALLEAKRAGRNKTMLAA; encoded by the coding sequence ATGAATCTCTCGCTAGCTCGCTTATGCTTGTTTGCGCTCCTAATTCTGGAAATAATTAGCGGTGCGGCTATTTATTCCCTGTATAAAATATCAAGCAATGAAGAAACTGACTCAAAGGCAGATTTAATTAATGCCAGTCGTTCCATTTCGGTCCCCATTACTTCGTTAGCGAACACTTTACGAGAAACAGCTACTCGCATTGCACAACACCCTCAAACCATTCGCGCTTTGAAAAGCGGATCGGAAAGTGAGCGTATTGCGCAACTTGAAAATATTCGCACTTTTTATCCTGATGCCAATATACAGTGGGCGCTACCGAACGATACAACAACCAGCATTCCACTAACACCTCCGCTTTCAGTCGTGTATTCACGAACTATGCAGGATGGCCGGGATGAATTGATTAACAATGCTGCCCCGGCTTTACTGACACTGACGCTTGCACAACCCGTTATGGATCCGGTTAACAAAGCCATACTGGGTTTTGTGGTCATCAACAACAGGGGGGTAGAACTTCAATCCATTTTCAAATCCCTGCAAATGCAAAACACCTTTGTTGAACTGCAACAATCAAATAATAATGCCCCCTACAGCACACTCATGCGCGCGGGAAATTCTCATTTAAAAACAGACAACTTTCAGGAGCTGAAAGATCTGCCTGGCACGGCCTGGCGACTTGCGGTCTGGCATCCACCCATGTCTACCGCTAAACACGTTGTGTCTACTTTTCAAGAATATCTGATCGTCTGGTTAGCCCTCTCGGCATTCCTGTGTGCCACCATCGGTGGACTGTACTTTTTCAGCAAAAAGTATTTAGCACATGATATCAACACGATACTGACATTTTTCTCAGACATTCGACATGCTCGCTTGCGCAAAACCTATACAATCAAACTGACCGACATTCATCCCAACTTTGAAATCATGTATCGCCTGGGCAAGCTGATGTTGGGAAAACACAAACAAGTCAGCGATTTTGCAAGTATCGATTTTCTTTCACAAACGAATAATCGTCGAAGTTTTGAAACGAAGCAGAGTGAAGTTTTCAAAACACTTGCTGAAGGCTGGGCTCATAGTTTGCTGATCCTTGATATCGATAATTTCAAGTATGTGAACGATACCCATGGACATGATGCAGGTGATGCGCTGATTATTCAATTTGGCAAAGCTCTGAAGGAGCATCTGCGCGGCAGCGATTTTATTGCCCGCCTTGGTGGAGACGAATTCTGCGTCATTTTCCCCAACACTCCCCTGAAAAGAGCCACCGAATTAGCTGAACGTTTAAGGGAGAAAATGCCTTCTGAGCTTCAATTAAAAGAGGGTGTGATGCATAAGTTACATTGGAGTGGTGGCTTGAGTGAATACAGAAAGAGCGATACAAGCGAAAACATGGCGCTTGCAAGAGCTGATAGCGCCTTGCTAGAAGCTAAACGCGCAGGCCGCAACAAAACCATGCTTGCCGCATGA
- the dut gene encoding dUTP diphosphatase, translating to MRNIDLKIMDERLKEHLPCYATPGSAGLDLRACIDHVLTLQPGETELIPTGIAIHIGTPDLAALILPRSGLGHKHGIVLGNLVGLIDSDYQGQLFVSCWNRSKSAFILNPMERLAQLVIVPVARVGFNIVDDFESSERGEGGFGSTGKH from the coding sequence ATGCGAAATATTGACCTCAAGATTATGGACGAGCGGTTAAAAGAACATTTGCCCTGCTACGCAACACCTGGCTCTGCTGGACTGGATTTGCGGGCCTGCATCGACCACGTCCTCACCTTGCAACCGGGGGAGACCGAATTGATCCCTACCGGCATTGCCATTCATATTGGCACGCCTGATCTGGCAGCATTAATTCTGCCGCGTTCCGGCCTTGGGCATAAACACGGCATTGTTTTAGGAAATCTGGTTGGCTTGATCGATTCTGATTATCAGGGTCAGCTTTTTGTTTCGTGCTGGAATCGCAGTAAATCCGCGTTCATTCTGAATCCGATGGAACGCCTGGCTCAATTGGTTATTGTTCCGGTCGCCAGGGTTGGATTCAACATTGTGGATGACTTTGAATCGAGCGAGCGAGGTGAAGGAGGCTTTGGAAGTACTGGCAAACATTGA
- the coaBC gene encoding bifunctional phosphopantothenoylcysteine decarboxylase/phosphopantothenate--cysteine ligase CoaBC: MAELSNKRILLGITGGVAAYKAAELTRLMVKSGIEVQVVMTQAACQFITPATLQALSGKPVFTDLWDDRIDNGMAHIDFTRNIDGLLIAPASADFISKLVHGSADDLLSTICLARACPIMVAPAMNKQMWENPATQRNITQLKRDGATVFGPASGAQACGEIGMGRMLEPEILIEEIESFFQPKLLKNRKILITAGPTFEAIDAVRGITNLSSGKMGYAVARAAIEAGAEVTLISGPSCITPPSSAKLISVTSAQEMLNAVNDAVEGMDIFISVAAVSDYYVLNPSEQKIKKDAHILTLELAPNPDIVANVVNLPNAPFCVGFAAESENLYEFAEMKRRRKNLPLLAANLVQDALGSDESELVLFDDEGTHPLPLAPKITLARQLIEHIAKLYIPSSQESGTSKSTKRTVTK; this comes from the coding sequence ATGGCTGAACTTTCAAACAAGCGCATATTGTTGGGCATTACTGGCGGGGTAGCTGCCTACAAGGCAGCGGAACTCACGCGCTTAATGGTGAAGAGCGGTATCGAGGTACAGGTTGTCATGACCCAGGCTGCCTGCCAATTTATCACCCCGGCCACACTTCAGGCACTCAGCGGCAAACCGGTTTTTACCGATTTATGGGATGATCGCATTGATAACGGAATGGCCCATATCGACTTCACCCGAAATATAGACGGGCTGCTGATTGCGCCTGCCAGCGCTGATTTCATTTCAAAACTAGTGCATGGTTCCGCAGATGACTTGCTTTCTACAATTTGTCTTGCACGCGCCTGCCCCATCATGGTTGCACCTGCCATGAACAAGCAAATGTGGGAAAACCCCGCTACACAGCGCAATATAACTCAACTCAAACGGGATGGCGCTACTGTATTCGGTCCTGCCAGCGGGGCGCAAGCGTGCGGTGAAATTGGCATGGGACGCATGCTGGAGCCGGAAATATTAATTGAAGAAATTGAATCTTTCTTCCAGCCAAAATTGCTGAAGAACCGCAAAATACTCATTACTGCCGGCCCCACCTTTGAGGCTATCGATGCTGTTCGCGGTATCACTAACCTGAGTTCGGGGAAAATGGGTTATGCTGTCGCGCGCGCAGCAATCGAAGCCGGTGCTGAAGTAACCTTGATTTCTGGTCCATCCTGTATTACCCCTCCCAGCAGCGCAAAGCTGATATCCGTTACCAGTGCGCAGGAAATGCTGAATGCAGTTAACGATGCGGTGGAAGGCATGGACATTTTCATCAGCGTGGCAGCCGTATCCGATTATTATGTACTGAACCCCAGCGAGCAAAAGATCAAGAAAGATGCACATATTCTCACGCTGGAGTTAGCGCCTAATCCGGATATCGTGGCAAATGTTGTCAATCTTCCTAACGCACCTTTTTGTGTGGGCTTCGCCGCAGAAAGTGAAAACCTGTACGAATTCGCTGAAATGAAACGGCGGCGTAAAAACCTGCCTTTGCTGGCAGCCAACCTGGTGCAGGATGCCCTTGGTAGTGATGAAAGCGAGCTGGTTCTCTTTGATGATGAAGGAACGCACCCCCTCCCCCTCGCACCAAAAATCACATTGGCCAGACAACTGATAGAACACATTGCTAAACTCTACATTCCTTCATCGCAGGAATCAGGCACCAGCAAATCGACTAAAAGAACTGTTACTAAATAA